In the genome of Xiphophorus hellerii strain 12219 chromosome 14, Xiphophorus_hellerii-4.1, whole genome shotgun sequence, the window CACCTGTGCAGTTTGTGTGAAGTGTGACATGCTGGAGCGTCTGATAAGCCCCGCCCTCATCCCCATGACCCCCAGCCTGGGCGTCAAGACAGAGAGCATTCGAGACTTCCTGCCGGCGGTCAAGGGCCCCGGAAATCAAAGCCCGACTCCTCAGAGGCTGAGAGTGATCAAGTAAgtgaaggagagaaaaacaacaaactctgAGCCTCAGGATCTGCAATACAGAGTTCATAttggtgcttgaaatccttgaaagtgcttgaattttggAAAGTGCTTAATATTCacactgcacagttttgtaataaagtgcaatgtaatatttgtttaaaaacttaAACTGGGAAATGTTACTTACATTTAAAACCGAATCAAACGCCtaacaacagattttttttctcagagtctgaatttaaatcaaaccaaacttctcttgtaTTGGATGAGttataattatcaaaattatttctatttgctaaatgccagaaaacttagcAAGAcagtttttgtaactttctttgtttaaggtattttaacatttaatttgagcaggaaggtcATGATTTTTTGTCTTAATGACTTATTGACTTGCATAATTGAAATAAAGGTTGACTTTCTTACACTAAACATTATTGAAATTTCAAAGCAATAAAATTTTGCTACATTTTAGTTTATCTTGTCCCTATCTTATAAgttaataatagtaataaattatgtcataaaatagtaaatttaaattgtattttatagttaaTTTGTATTGGtttatctccaaagtgtgggactggaaaagtttgaaaatgctTGGAAAGTGCTTCACTTTTACTGTAGGAAAAATGTACAAACCctggaaatatattttattttctgtggatgcttctttttaatttcatccccccaaaaacacaacatgaatGTCCTCTTTCCTCCTGTTTCTGCCATGTCCACTCTTCCTAATTTTGTGTCTGGCTTgatgaaacaggaagagaagaaaCACGCGAGCCCTTTGCCGTCCGTGTGATGAAACCTCGCTCTAGTGAAATCTCTATGAATGCCTTCTTTCTGACTGTATGGAGCAGTGGAATATTTCTTAGATGAAACTCTCTCATCATGTTAGAGGATGCTTTGTTCTGCTCTGATGTTTGAAGGGTCTCAGAACGAGTGAAACCAAGTGGAAAAACTTCACAGGGGCTAAAAGACGTTTTCTGGACTGAGTTGTTTATGTCCTCCATGTGCTTTACATCCTTTTGTTCACGTTCTCCTACTTCAGGAAGTGGGAGAACACGAGAATGAGTTAACAGCCGAGACTGAAAACCATGAGATGTTTTTGTGAAGTTTTGATTTATAGATAACAGGTTCTACTGGaagcaaacacaaaatgaaacacagggccttttaattaattaaatttttcacattttgtcacattaaagccACTAAATTCAGTGCTTTTTAgttagattttatgtgatggatcAATACAATTGtgtgtataattgtgaagtggaattAATTTCCTATTTCATTCTTAATTTAGGTTTTCAgcaaagttttttctttattattcctTCATTTAACTTTGATTGGCTACAAACTATTGTCTGCTTCTCAATGCAATGAAATCAAGTTGttgcaattttatgttttttatgtaagtAGTGAAAGTTATTTACTTATGATCTGCTTCAGACCCCCAAATGGAAGTGAGTTTACTTAAGTGGTTATCTCTAAGATTCTGTTTCCCAAACAAGTTTCTCAATATTTGCTGAAAATTCATAATTGCCtttcattttatcttaaaagtgacaaaaaaagagTATAATATGATTTCTTTTACATGCTGAATGACAtgagcatatttatgtattcctattttactttctttactTCATGTAACTAACAATTATGACATACTTGTTATATAAAGGGCATTAtaagtaaaatgtattattattattgttattattacttgtaattattttatattttttataagacTTAGTTATGCTCAGATTTAATCCATATTCAAGAATTGGATCTGAAAGCTCTAATATTTTATATAGAAAAGCAGCAAACTTTTACTTCAAAATCTAACTGAACCAATTTGTCCTGTATTTGAATTATtagttttggatttaaaataaaatattttccttttattttcttttgtttctcatATTCATGAGTATTTACTATACTGCTGCTTTGCGTACGTTTACGTCTGAGAACCGAACAACAGATACTTGACCGATGTTCAAGAGATGACGTCACCGACTCCTGTAAACACATGCCCACaaacacgcacacgcccacaaaCACGCACACGCCAACAGCACCACAAACTGATGCACACTTCTTCTAAGTCAAACACACCTTTGTGCCTTGACAACAGAAAGTAGAAACCGAGGTGTTTGGAGTGACGTAGGCCTGTTTCCATCAGTTATCCTGATTTGCATGGCGTTTGCATTTTTGGTGGAATTGCAGTTACGACATGTAAGTGTGTCTGTGTTCAggaaaaagtgttttacataaatGAGTCACAGCATTAACCTACAGTTAAGGAAGTTCtcagaagaaatgaaaacttttcgCTGTGAAAGACGTCACCTCTGCAGTGATGTCGGTTCACATCAGGAGTATTTTTTAGCAACATCTAGTCACCAAACACTTCCGAATAAAAGACATTGATCGATAATGCAGCCATTCAAGGTTCCATTACTGATTCTGGGgcatttgctgcatgttttccctTCATCTGTCCCAGCCCATTTCCTATCTAACTCCTATGAATAAAGGCTACTAGTgctataaaaaaatctaaaacaaaaacctcgTATTTCCTTCAATCATTAATGCTTATAATCCCATCTGAGACTGTGTGTTTTGAAGGGTCCTGCATGCAGACGGGGTGTGTCAGAGTGTGCTGTACGGGCTGCCGCTGGTGATCAGGCCCACCACCTGCTGGCAGCTGGACTGGGACGAAATGGAGACCAACAACAGCCTTTTTCATGCACTCTGTCAGACACTGCGGGTGTGTAAACAATCTAACACTATTCTCCCACTGATGACAGCGAAATGTATCcagctgtgcaaaaaaaaaaatattaatgttgttgttgttctcaaCCAGGGGTTGAGTTACTTAGAGACTATTAGTTTGAacattaataaagtattttttaatttgaattgcaCCTAAAATTAGTGTAAATTTAGGTATGATGCTAATTTGAACCACCAGGCACTTAAGGAATGAAACAACGCTCAGTCTAATTGATGCTGCTATTTGTCAAACAAGACCTACAAACTTagccaaaatatgtttttaaatgatctctaattttttcatcattacagtgttttaaatacttttttgtattATGAAGTCGGTTTACGAATTGAATTTCAACATGTAATTTTGAACAGCACTTGGTTTTTATCCTACAGTGTTTCAAATACAGCTAAatactgaaacatttatttactgtaCTGTGCTAGAAACTTTTATTCCCTGTCTCACAACATGTACTTCTGTAATTGattatttattcaacattttatttataatcaaaATCCATGTACAGAATTTACCATTGCTACAATTAAACCTAAGTTTGAGATATTTCTTAATAACATTTCTTAGTTGCCTTGTGTTGCCAAAAAGcttcaaatacaaaataagaattaacttttagaaattttatCATGTTGTCTATCCAGATACATCAATTGTAGGAGACATTAATGAGACTGTATATGTCTTTTTACTGCATAATCTAGCTCAGAGTTAAGATTATTTACTGAGTTTATCAGCCAAATTTCAAACAGAGAAagttcagactttgactaggccctgGGGaagtctttattttgttttggggtattttttgctgttgtgCATCTGGTCATTGTTCTCAAGGTGTCCGTACAATCTTAAACGTCTTGAATTTAACTCAGACTTttacctgacagaaaagtcccgcaaggaaaaaaaacccatatagTCCTGCTATGACAAAATTAAATACCTGTGGTTAATGAATTTCAGGCCaacttgcatttaaaaaaaatattgaagacattttaaggccttaattttggATGCATAAATTCAAGAcgtttaaaattatatatataaccTTGGTCAGGTCTTAAAGTTCATTCAAAAAAGTCTTAGAAAGTCTTACATTTGAGTTGGTAAAACCTGCAGTCATCTTGgttctgttttgtatttattcattgtGTTCCTTTTCGTCAGCATGGTTTTGGTGGTGGGAACTTTCCCATGGAGGCAGTTGTTGCTgagtttctttcatttttttgaaTCATGATTATTTGAGCGTAGCTAAAGGAAGTGAGGCCTCTCATGCTTAAGACTTTGCTCCAGGTTCTTTTGTGACTTCATCGCCTTGTCAATACATTTTGGAGTCATTTTTGTTCCCCAGCCATTTCAGAGAGGTTTGTCACTGTTCTCACTGGGGGTCATTAAAATCCTTAGAAATCTTTGTAATCCTTTCCAGACTTTGATATATCAATGATTTTGTTTCTTACGTTGGCCAGCAGGGCGAAATGTGCTgcacacacataaaacacagaaacacaataaaacatgcaacagaaaaatgctgcaaccacaggaaacagaaacaaaatggaaaattttcCAAATAGCAACAGGAAGTATTAAATGCTGCAAACTTCCTCCacaaaacggaagtgctccagaccactagggggagtgtGGAGTAAGTTAACTACATAAATATGCTGCTGTTACATAATATTGTAAAAAGACAGCATGTTCGATAAAGACATGAAGCATAGCgtgccttttctttcttcccctACAAACTTTATACTGAGGTCTGGTCATATATGATTTGGTGGTTGACGCCacctagtggtctggaggacttAAATCTTGTGACGCAACTTTTGCAAagttttatagttttgtttttgctatttgtggcatttttattaccaaaattaaaatttcacaGATAATTAATTGTTTAGCGTGAATTCATTTGACACatggttgatttattttatcaccTTCATTTGCTGTGGATGCTTTTCACCagttctccatgtttttctgtccCACACTAAAATCCGATTTCTAATGCAGTATTTCCTTTGTCCGTCTTCAGAATCAAGACTTGTTCCTGCTGCTGAGGGTGGAACCTGATAAGAAATCCCCAGCTGGAGGTTCAGGTCTGTGTcttaaagacaaacacacagttTTTTACTTCATATCTTCACATCCTCTTATCGTACCTGTTACAGGTGTATATTCCCACTACATCCTCCAGCCATCTCCATCTCTTTCCCTCCTCCTGAAGCCCGTCGCCTccagagagctgctgctgccttgCTCACTGCCCGTCTCAAATCAGGACCCCTCTCCTAATGCCATGCAGAGCATACAGGTTCAATAACATATGTTTAATGGAAGTTGCACTggataaaatatgtttgttgaTTTAGtagattttattataaaagCTGACAAAAATGATGCCCTTCTTCTTGTTCCGGAACAATGAAAAAATGTTCtattattattgaaaagaaatttttaattaaatacatgaaaatagTCAATAAAAATCTGTGCTCTTCCTTCATAGCAACATATTCAAAGACTAGAGAGTGTAAAACTGGAtgtaaaactttacattttatcaatACTTTTAATAGGTATTTATCTGGTAAGATTTTCGCAGCTTACATGcaaaagtgaataaaatgtatttatttgtttatttatttgagtttatttggTAGGGACCAAATAAACTCCCTACCACTGAACAAACTGAACCaaacagcagtcccatgtttGCGTCAGTGCAATAACAACAGCTAATTCGCAGCACTTGTCCCTAGATGGGCTTTTAAAAAGTACctctaaaagttaaaataataatcatttaaaatagcaCAGCATAATGTTGACGACATCtacaaacaaacagtgaaacatgaaacattaaaaatgggtacagttctgtttttgacgtaaccagagttttgtttgtttcttaaacGTACTAAAACTGGTTacatatatagattttttttatctatatatGTATTAGTCCTCTAATTTAGGTAACCTACAGAACTTATTCATTCTAGTAGGGATAATGAGCTGTGATGAAggaaaatattctaatttatcatGATTTTATTATGCTTCTTCCTTTAATAATCATATCATGtataaattaattgtttatttatgttgtataTCAGTTTGTGGCTGTTGAAGGCCCTTTATAAATaatctttactttaaaaaatatgtcagtTTTACTGGAATTGGTGTTTACTTAATTTATAGCTTCATAAAACCTAATATTTAGGTTAGACTAAGCCCACAGTTTCTAAAATGGTACGGTATATACATACAGGCACATTTTATGAGTATCTTGGACAATATTTACTGGAAAAGAAGGATTTTGTGCTGGTTCCTCtaaggtttttgtgttttctgtgcaTCTCAGGGTTGCCTCTCTCAGCTGGATGAGGACTTTGTGTTGAACCCTCTCCTACTGAGCAGCAACCTGTACCAGCACCTCCGGAGCAGAGCGCTCCTCTCACAGCCGCGATACCCGTACAGGTCGGCCGCCTTATCTGCTCCCACAATAAAATCCACCTTAAACGTAcactgagagagagaaagagacgaGGAATGACAACATGAGGGGTTTATCGTGCATCTCTTTCTCTTTACTTCAGGCTTCAGTCGGTATCCGCCCACAGAGAGCAGCCGCAGGCggcagaaagcagcagaaacgCAGTCGGCCGACAGCAGCGGCAGGTAAAGGCCAACAGCTGCTCCTCATGGAAATAATAGAGCAATGGAAATGTTGGCGCCGTGGTTCCAGAGCCATTACACATAAAAACTAGGACAGTTTATATTTAGCCTCTTTTAGGATAACTTCCTCCTCACTTCTTTAGTTCCTTAGTGACCCACTAGATGGCGGTGCAGAGTTCATacagacaagacaaaataaagtccatataaacagtaaaacataaaagtttctTTGTGTTCTGGTTTTGTAGTCAAATACTGcaaactatttttattctttaattttgacttttgaggTTGGATGTTGTCAGACTTAACGAGTAACATTTAGCATAATctatttgaataaaatgcaaattaatttcctaatgttgtttttatttatattgttaaATAAAGATGAAGCTACTTacagccaaaaaataaaaacaaaagaaaccccCCAGGTTGACCTATTTTTAAATCCACTGAACTAAAACCAGTAGATTCAGACTCTTAAGAGGgacttttggttttgtttaatgCAACCAAATTTTAAGTGGGGAGGAGttaatacattttcatatttcCCGCTTCACATTCATTTACTTATtagttatttagttattttttattttttattattcatttaatgcattttttattggatttacttattttatgtatttttttaattatttggtttagttaatttaatgcattttttattttacttatttgtttcttttttttactcatataacatattttttaatccaCTTACTGattttatcaatttatttattaatctacTAATCAATGCACTATTTATTTTGTACTTGAGATCCGAAATCAAACacagttcatttttaaatgtaacttatcTTCTTTTTAAGATGAATGCAACATGCTAAACAGTAAAACATTGGGATTTGATCTTTagttttgcattaaaagtataaaatggccCCAATTTTAAAACTCTAGAAACTGTTCTGCTGCGATGATGCATGTTTCTAGGATTAGATGTCACGCTCGGTTCTAAATCTTGAACATTAAGACAGAAAGTCCTGTTGAGTCAAACTAATTCTCTTTGAATCattcttttattgtatttcaatATTTCCAGAGTGACTCATAACCACCAATAAAGCACAATGACAGAACAAGTCTGTGGTCAGGGTATTTGAAAAGCAAgcttacttaaaataaaaacagacttaCAACAAAAGTGATACTTCtcagatttaaaaatacaatttcttataaaaaactttctatttatttgttgtCGTATTTCTGGTGAACAGTTTTAACGGCCAACTCGTGGTTTTGCTGCAACAGCAATGCTGTGCTGTCGTAGATATCACCATGCTTTGACTCCTACACTCTTTCACACCATTAATTGTTTATTCAAACTAAACCCATTTTCCAAACGACCTCCTGCTTGAGAACCCACACATCAAGCtgccattttatttcattttgtctgcAGAGGCCGACGGCGGCCCCGCAGTGTCATCGCCGCAGGCCGTGTGACTCATCAAGGCCGATAAGCTGCTGACATGCAAATAGTTCGCTTCAGTGCAAGACAATGTTCAGGGCTCTGCTATTTTATTCGTCGTCgtcctattttttatttcataaattagTTTAGAATCTGCTGAgccttgtttttgctttatacTCTAAGAATAAGACATTTACTTAGcagaaataaagatttaaagtttgagaaCTATAACGTTTCAgttccaaaaaaaaactaccaatCTAAAAACAAATCGCGTTTATTCAGAGGAGATGAGCTATTTTGAAATGCTTTTCTAATGAACCAAGAGTCTGTTTTGACAGACACTGAACTGATTGACATACATGAATTATTCccacacatttttacattttaaactctaCATTTTTACCCAAATTTTAACCCAaaattggatggatggatggattttttgctaaatatgtTAAGCTCAGTCAGACGCCAGAAGCATCCACTTGCTGATCATAGGTGTGAAAAGTATTTCCATCGCAGTTTTGAATCAAGTttgatacggccaaaaaaatccacctcatcctagcgcaaaaacTTGAgcgttttttaaaatgactgctTCCattatgcaaatttattttcaaaccgTCAAATTGCAAAATTTTATGGTGAATGGGAACACAGCTGGTGAAAACGAGGAGAAAATGTTCCCTCAAGAACGGCATTCAGACTCCTTCAGGCTTTTTTCTCACAGATGTTGTTGTCACTAActttgtcacaataacaaattttgctggacgataaattgtctcagatgttattgcaataaacaataatattgtagttgtgagaccatttttaaatggtataatggtaataatgcaaaaacacattctcaaagatcaataaactttaaattctaatgattattttaactctgaaactggaagacattttaaatatccaaaataaacaaacaaaaaacaaataaagtgaattctgaagtttctgtaaataaaattgcccttcaaaataaaagggccagttgagaccaaagcaccagactgatgactttgtcatccagtttttggtagaaaaatgataaatcatgcgCATGGAAATCATTGAGCTTGTTTTTGATTATAACGACAGACTTAGTTCTAACAATCACGATCTACAACTCAACTCAGCTTAATTCAGTCCAACAACACTTTATCATTCACAGTTACAAATTAGATAAATATGTGtgtaaaatgcataaaaaatgtgtttcttggtcttgaGGTTTCCTCTGCATACATGGACACaatgtgtgtgttgtttcaCTTCAGCCTCCAAACCGCCAGCTTGGACCCAGCAGCAGGGTCAGGGCCACCGTGGCTCCGCTgccctccgcctcctcctccctgcTGGGACCCCCTCCGGCGAAGGCCTCCCGCCCCGCGCTGCACTTCCTCAGCAGCGGCCGCCGGGCCCCGGCCCCTCCTCTGCAGGAAGAAGACAGTGATGACTGTTTGATTTTACAGTAAGAACAATGAAGGATGAGTGGAAGAAAGGAGtcagagagaaagggagaggtGAGCGCTGCGCTGCAGAGGGGTTTCCCTGCATTAGCAGCAAACCTTTGTCAGCACAAATACACCCTCATTTGGCTAATTGGGCTCATTGTAAAACATACATGCACCCACATGGCTCTTAAAGTACTTAAAGACATTGTTAAAAATAAcgaaaaatgctttaatttgaAGCTTTAGTGCCCTGGAAATATATTCATAGCCTTTGAATGAGTTGAGACCACAAGCGTttggtgtgttttattgggatttaaggTTACAGAGCAGAACTGTGAAgagggaaggaaaatgatatgtggttgtcattatttttcttaaacggtgaaaatctgaaaagtgtggtgtgcatttaaATTCACCCAACCACCCAAGTAAAACCCTCATCAAGCCACAatatgctttaaaccttcaaattGTTGTTTGTGATATAACTCAAACTTTTTGACTTTGGATGGAAAGCCCCAAGTGAACATCAGTTGTCaagtctgggctttgactaggtcatCTCAACATAGAAATGATCCAAACCAAGTCCTGTAACAGGCGTTTTGTGACAAGGACGCTgcgttgtttgtttttcttggttttacGCACTCAGACTGGACTGTAGTTACTAATGAGGTGACATTTAAAGACAGCTGGATTCATTTGAGGATATCAGAGTAAAGGTGGCAAGTATCTGAATTACGCACTACTGCTGAAAacttgcaacatgacaaaaagtgaaaacgtTAGAGAGGGCTTTTATACTTTTGTACCTGATTTGTGACTGCTTGAAGTCTACAGTAATTAGAACACCTTTAGTAAGAACTGAATTGAACTTGTAAGGGGGTGAGCTGGTGCCACGTGCAGAATGCTGAGGCAGCACACTTCAAAACTGCAAACCTACAAAGAGTGAAAAAGAGTGAGATTAAGGGAAGCAGCAGGACAATGAAGGCTTCCTTCAGTAatgaggaggaagaaagaaCAAAAGGTTCCTCATGTAGTCAGATTAAAGCTTCTGGATGTATATAAAAaatcacttcctgcttttaatTTAAGACCCCCCAAAAGATGAGAGTAAGCACATCAGACACACCATGTATGTACAGTAATGTGTGCATAAAGCCCCatagacaaaaacacacacaagtgcgcgtttcttttcattttggcCCTTGTGCCCCTAGTTTGAACACAGCGTCTCTGTTATAAAGCAGCAGACAGAGGGGCCTCTCTGCTGGGCCCCTCCCGCTCCAGGGGGGCCACAGCCTGCAAGCAGAACCAAGTAAGTGATTAAAATCTCCAGTGTGAGACTTCTGTGAAACATCGAACGTAGAAAAGGAAAATTTCCGTGGTGTTTTTGGCCGGGCGGTTACTCTAAGTTGATGAAGTGGCTTCGTTTACATTTGCTCTCATTTAGTGGATGATTCACGCTCTTACGCAGATTCCTCTCGGTTGAACATGTCTGTCGTCACTCGTCTTAATTTATTCCTCTTCAGGAAGCTGCATCATCCTCACACAGACGCTCACACAGAGTTAATCAGGATCCCGCCATTCCGCCCCCCTGCTGAAGCTTGCAGCACCAACGAGTGACTGGCATGACACCGCAGCTCCTCTGCGTTCACGAACCCAAACCACAACGATTCGTTTTGTTCCCAGAGG includes:
- the m1ap gene encoding meiosis 1 arrest protein, giving the protein MLGTEVDLQQVENSVFAMETVLKAWLQEQGGEREHLHLLLPSPSDNPLPVCVKCDMLERLISPALIPMTPSLGVKTESIRDFLPAVKGPGNQSPTPQRLRVIK